Part of the Antechinus flavipes isolate AdamAnt ecotype Samford, QLD, Australia chromosome 2, AdamAnt_v2, whole genome shotgun sequence genome is shown below.
ggtaaaaatagtaatcatgttatacaaataaggTGCATAGGAAGAATAGACAGTAGAGCGGGGAGGAAggtttgtagttctgaaaacctactcatgttgggaatgggttaaataggctatctctacacacacacacacacacacacacacacacacacacacacacacacacacactatgaaGGGtacagcaccctccaaaatcttaaagaaataagaggggaggaatgggcagatggggaagcaaaagatgagagaagacaagggaaggatccCTAGGTGGGatgaagttaagtaatagcaaggcaaattagaAGCAGAATTTTATGAAATCGTCAGCGACAGGAAagacctgtgtgtgtgtgtgtgtgtgtgtgtgtgtgtgtgtgtgtgtatttacatatgtatatatacatatatcctttcttaactatagcctgcttgagagtggggagggggatgaaagagggaaaaaacaaataaagtataaaaggtgagcagcaaagaataaaacaacaattaacaaggaagtaaagaaaagatggatgaaTATGAatctaatttcttctactaatatataaactttcttaaattggtatttgttatataatttgaatcctccctgatgttctgctgggcacataataatgttctcttttgctttgtttcattttgttttgtattgcttttctatttttcttttttcttattatttcttcaaataaaataaatttgggaaaaaacaaataaaccagtAAGCGATATATTCCCCATGAGTCTACTCATCTATTCAGAGTCAAGTATGCAGAGATAGCACTTTCTTCTTacaaatatcttttgtttttatatcactttatatAATTTCCAAACATATTCCTCCCTGCTTCCCTACCTAGCAGGACatcctttataaaattttttaaaagatttaaaagaaagcaataaagagTACTTCATTAAAATCAGAGAAGATAACTGGAGGACCAATCCCATCTCTGTTATCTGCTATTTCTATGATCAGTAACAATAGCcaatagctaacattcatataaGACTGTCAGGTTTATATACAGTCAATTTATATAAATTACCTCATTGCATCTTTACAACAACTATGActaccccacacacacaccccttttaaagacaaggaaactgggaaatagagagattaagtgatttgcccagcatctcTTAGCCAGTAAATGCCTgatgaaggatttgaactcagggtctccTGACTCAAGTGTTTCTACTAAATCAAGTTGTCTTCTCctttgggcaaggcatttaaacTTCTCTGGGCCCtgtttttcctatttataaaataaaataactcgctaaggtttcttctagctctcaaaCAATTCAATGCTCAATAGCATCTGGAACTATTATACATCTATAGCCCTCCTCCActgcaaaaagagaaaacaagatcCTTCACTCAATTCTTCTCTGGGACCATgcttagtcattataattacaaaatGTTCAATGTCATTTTTTTGTCCTTggcatttacattgttatagtcataGTAGTATGTTGCACAAAATTAtcagtaggtgtttaatagaaGACTATTAATAAGAAGTGATAAAGAGACTCAACAAGATGGTAGCAGTGAGAAAAGAACTAATCTCTACAAATAAGGAATTTGTCGTTTCAAAAGTGTACTATTAATTTAATATATCCATGCTTTTCAGGGACTGGATATAACCCCTTCAGTAGTCaataaccaataaatatttattaagcaccttctatgtgttaatcactgggaatacaaaaaagtcAAAAGCCCATTAGAGTTCCTTGAGAAGGTATTAGGAGAGACAAGAGAAAAAATGTATACAAACCAattatatgcaagataaataatGGAAAATTCTATAACAAATATTTCCTGTTGAAGATAGGATCTTATTTGGGATTTAAAGAAAGCCAagtaagaatgtgtgtgtgtgtgtgtgtgtgtgtgtgtgtgtgtgtgtatacagctattaaatatatttgtggTTAACTATAGCCAGTTTGagggaagtggggggagggaatgaaagggggaaaaaggcataaagtttaaaaagtacatAGTAGATAACAAAAGAACCACCtaaaagatagcaaaaaaaaGATGCACACTCATAaatacaatttctatttttatatatcctttcttgaactgttaatttattgttatatattctgaatcctctatgatattctgctgggcatatgacaatactccgttttgttttattttgttttacttttctgtcttttttctgtgttttttttttttttaataaagtgaaaatttaaaaaacaacatacaaaaaaaaaaaaacaaactcaggGAGAGTGGAGATGAGGTAGTTTCaagtatttctaaaaataagaagctataaatatttaacaagttggcaaaaaaaaaaaattaaaaatgcagtaTTTCTTGAAAGCTAAATGTACTTGGAAACCCAGTTGAAGCATGCTTTAGAACTCATGAAAcaacaaaacaggaaaaagatTTTTCCAAGAAAGTCATTCTTATCAGTGCCAAAACTCAAAAAGGTCCGTGTTATTTCTAAAATAACATCATACAATGCCTCCTTGAAAGCAAAAATAAGCAATCCTGCTTCTTGGGTAGATAttttctgtggttttttttttcttcctcattatctTTATCAGCAGGGACATTTGCATGAAAACAAGATCATTGATCTCTGGGGATTCATCAGCTCCTGCTGCTTATTTTTCATCCATGTCATCCTCTCAATTAATACTAGGGAGAGGATTGAGACATTGAAGCACCAGATTAGGGTGTCAAATGAAAAACCAACCCCTACAGCAGATGAATATCCATAAGGAACAAAAATCTTGTTTTTATGCAAATACACCATggacaagaaaataaaagaagacattttCCAGAAAATCTGATACACATCagtgaaattatttctaaattagcACCTGTTTTCCACATGGCACCAAGATGTTTCTAACAAAAAGCATAATAGTCAATTAAAGTGGCAATCATCTACCACTAAACACTAGTACAGAAGTCAAATAAAACTGTAATTTCCAACAAGATGGTTCTGATCCAACAAGGAGCTCTGATCACTGGACTTACTAGTTGGCAATAAAGATCATTTCTGTTGCAATAGGTTTAAGTTTAGTCTTACACCTTTCTGGAAACAGAGATCTCTTCTctcaaagtcccttctagctttataTTTCTATACACACATCTCTTCAATATTCCAAAGTAATATGAAAACTAAAAATATGGATTTAGAACATTAAatgccaattctaatttttatttggagAAAGTCCATCAAGAAATTCAGGATAATGGCATCTATTTCATATGTTTGATATAAGGATAAAATAAtccttaaagtaccatataaatgtaagttattataaGATTTAGCCCTCTGTTACTATATTGAGCCAAAcagatttaaattcaacaaagaaaaataaataaactgagagCTTGACAGTTGCAGTACCAAAAGGGTTTTCACCAGGACACCAATAATGTTTCGCTGTTATTAAAAATGTATCTGATCGCTactaaaaattttgttttgcaaaGAAATGGACTCATAAAAGATCTGGTGACTATAAGACATTAACAACTAAAGCAAGACTTCCTTAAGGTacttaattatttcaatttccatAACCCTCTGCTCAATATAGCAAAGATTATCATAGAATTTTAGCCCAGAAAAGAACTTTAGCAATCACTTAatctaacagatgaggaaattgagatctatAAAAAAGTGATAACAAAATTTCTGACCTCCAGAAGCAATGTAGCTGGAGAGATTAGACAAGTACAGGAAAGATACACATTCATGTAAACTAATATGGAATAGAGCGCCATATtactattacaaaaaaaatttaataataaacacTAAAACAATTAAAAGGAGAGATCCTTATGATTGGAATCAGGGATGAACTAAGTGTTATATTTTCATTGTGAACATTtagacctcagaaatcagcaaatgctacaaatcagttATTCTTTTGTTGATGGCTTAGACTTAAATGATGAAGGAAATGTTAACCAATGTAGATTAAACTAAAAAGCATGTCCTGTATAGTTTTCTTCTCCCAGAGAGCCAGTTGTTGAACATTTATCAGCACTAGCAATCTTTCCCTCTTATTTACAAAGTGTgaattttctaaaattccttttccaattttataatagtagaagaaagaagtataatgaaatagaaaacaccCAAACATAAAATGCATACTATCCAATAAGATGTTTTCACTTATATGGCAAGGAAAGATCATTCCGAAGTCTTATACTATCACCACTAGACTCAGCAATCTAATGTGCTGATTCCCAATAGAAAGATTTCTCACATTTTGTCTTATTTCTAATGTACTcaccattctaatttttaataaaaatatttcttaattataaaaaagagaactCTTCAAAGAATTATTACATTTCTCACACAATAGATAGCAAGAACAACTATGGCCTGGGTACTTACACTCATCCAACCCCAGTTGATAGGCTAGATTCTGCAGCCCACGTACTTTCTCCATCAGGTTAGCTGTGGTGAGACTGCCCAACTCTGAAAACAGAATAAGTGTGAATTTAATATTGTTTTGATTTCCCAAAGTCTTTATGAGTAAGGAATCTGttaattttaaaacatacttGGTTAAGTACATCCACTTGAAAGAGAGGTAAGTCAGTATATAAATAGTCTTACATTATTAACATGTTCTACACTTGCATTTTCTATCCTCTGAATAGTGTAAAAGTTATTTTGCTATTTCTACCTTCAGTTCAtcttggaaaatgaatataattaattttttttttacattttataaaacaaattattacAGGTATATGTctctattacttaaaaaaaaaaaaccacccctCATTTTGTTGGTATTGGTATTTCCTTCACTGAAAGATGGTCACATTTAGTAGACAAAATGCTAGAATTGTCTCCCCGATATACAACTGTCTGGTGGTAAGCCTCTTCTAGCTTAGCCGTGTTGGTCTTCTGACAACAGTCTGCTGCAAGGCACACAGACAAAGTTTTTCTAGCTCTAAGACTTGTCACGTCTTGCACTGCACTAGTGAGAACAAGTGTTCCTATTATACACTGAGAAACCATTGCTATCAGCCTTTGGAAAAAGTACATAAGCTAGCTAATTAATCAGCAATGCCAAGGCATCCCAAATAAAGTTCCCAATTTTTCTAAGTtagatatagtggatagagtgccagactttGAACGAGGGagacttgacttcaaattccagaatcacagattttgagAATGGTAACGGGCCTCAATAACCATTTTAGATCAACCCATATCCTAAAGGAATCCCCATCAAAATATACCCAAATGGCAGTAACAGCACTTGTTTGAAAGCCTTCAAGAAGGGGAAACCTGGTACCTCTCCAAATTGGCCTAGCTTAAATTGTGAGGTTTTTCTTGGCATCTGACCTAAACTGGCTTCTTTGCAACTTGCACCAATTGCTCCTGCCTGGCTCTGCCATCTGGAGCAAAATCAGCCTGACCCCTTCTTTTTATGAAAGACCTTTAAATAGCTGCTTCTAAATTCAGTTATTTCAGGTGTGTCTGGCTCTCtatgactccttttggggttttcttggcaaagatattggagtagttttccatttccttctccagctcatcttacaaatgaggaaactgagacaatcagggttaagtgatttgctcatggtcacacagctagtgagtgttatAGAGACCAGCATTTGgactctggttttcctgactgcaggctcAGCACTCTACTGTGCCTCCTGGCTGCCCTACCGAAAATAtcctgagtcttctcttttccaggctaaataaAGATCTTATGATAGCATGAACTCAGGCTCTTCAGCAGCCTAAATGCCCTCATTTAGGTATTCCACAGTTTGTCAATATCCTTTTTAAGTCATGTGGCCCAGAACACAAAACTCCAGATAAAAGTGTGAATAAGATGGTTTATTACTACTTCATTCTTGGAAACCTTACTGGAGCCGCcgccatcaccaccaccaccatcatcatcatcacagcaAAAAtaggtgctttaaggtttacaaaatgctgaaaatattatctcatttgacatgAGCTTTTGCTATATATCATACTACTGAGCTTGCAATTCACTAAACTGCCCAGATTTTTTCAGAACAATTACTATCTACCCATGCCACCCAATCTTACACTTGGGAAGTTGATTTTTTGTATCCGACTGCAagactttacattcatttccccaaAAAATTTTGTCATAATTGACTTTAGGCAAATCCTCTAAGGCTGTCAAAATCCTTTGGATACATGCTTTGGCATTTACCACTTTAGCTTATTTCTCCAACCCAGTTTATTgttatctgcaaatttgatgagcatCACATTTATACCAATATCCAAAGCAATGACAAAAATGCTTACCAGCCCAGCAAGCACAGATCTCCCTTATTCTACTTATCTTAGATCTTCtctgattatgattttttttgttatttttattgtaaacTTCATTCTCTTCAGCATTCCATAAGATCTCACATCTTTCCtcacttttctgaaatctgctttccCAAAATCTAAGACATATGCCCAGAGTTTTCCTCTATCACAATTTTTAAGAAGTAGTGATCATTTGTCATCTTAGGTTATTAGGTTTGAGTCCAAGTCTActgctctttccattatgctaAATAAAATTGTAGTGTCTATTCCCTTAAAAAAGTTTAATTCTTAAAAAGCAGACTTATCTTAATCTCAATCaagttcatattttaattttaatctaatttcttGACAAGCATGGAATGTTTATTGACAAAAGAATCACCAAGGAGAAGGCatgaataataaaaagatttgcctcatttaaaattttctaactGAAATTGGCGCTAAAATTttgattaatcaatcaaaaaatatgTATTGACCATCTATGTGCAAGGCTTGGAAAGggttacaaaatgtaaaatacaaaacATTAGTTCCTGCATTCAAAACACtcacaatttaattttctaaCAACTGAGCACATATAAAAAGTGCTAAatgaataacaaagaaaataagtttaagGGAAGCAGAAATCACTTCCATTTAAGTTGGGTCttaagatttaaattaaaaaagggagCACATTTTGAGCAAAGGAAACACAGAATGGGcaaaaattcagagaaaggaaagcatAAACTGTATTCAAAGGATTAGTCTAAGGATTCATATAGTGGGGAATAAGCGTAGAAAGACAAGGTGGGGCCACATTATCGAGGGTCTTGACTTAAAGTCCATGGattatcatcatttcttaccTTTCAGCATATCAATATCATCATGTTCTAATTCAGCCATCCATTTGGGTGGAGAGCTAGTGATGGGCTAtcagaaaataagaatatatagaTTAAGATTAAGATTAAGGGCTCACAGACAACATAAATAGATCCTattctttgacaagaaaataatTGTGGCTTATATACTAAATAAGTATGAACTAAATTAAAGCTGGGAATAAATGAAATTGTTAGCAAAACTAAAGACAAAGATTGAAAAGCTATCTTTTGCTTGGATAAGAACACCTACCATACAAAATGAGACTGTTCATC
Proteins encoded:
- the LIN52 gene encoding protein lin-52 homolog isoform X3, which translates into the protein MGRKMASPTDGTDLEASLLSFEKLDRASPDLWPEQLPGVAEFAASFKSPITSSPPKWMAELEHDDIDMLKELGSLTTANLMEKVRGLQNLAYQLGLDE